A single region of the Halopiger xanaduensis SH-6 genome encodes:
- a CDS encoding lactate utilization protein, producing MAPDYYTKDDFVDDLEIDPARFDDRPDEETLETVVSNVEERNIEVHVFDDGDAAREHLTDQIPDGAEVMDGHSTTLEEIGFTDVLAEADGFDYVGNALEQIDDEDERSTRRREATTADVFFDGANAIAESGEILGANALGNAVGAWPFGAESLVLVAGTNKIESDWETAVERIREYALPLEDARAQEVYGQGSVVGKLVSMEYERVDDRTQLVLIDDDLGF from the coding sequence ATGGCACCTGACTACTACACGAAGGACGATTTCGTCGACGACCTCGAGATCGATCCCGCCCGCTTCGACGACCGGCCGGACGAGGAAACGCTCGAGACCGTCGTCTCCAACGTCGAGGAGCGAAATATCGAGGTCCACGTCTTCGACGACGGAGACGCTGCTCGGGAGCACCTGACCGACCAGATCCCCGACGGCGCCGAGGTAATGGACGGCCACTCGACGACGCTCGAGGAGATCGGCTTCACCGACGTGCTGGCGGAGGCCGACGGCTTCGACTACGTCGGCAACGCCCTCGAGCAGATCGACGACGAGGACGAACGGTCGACCCGTCGCCGCGAGGCGACCACCGCCGACGTCTTCTTCGACGGCGCGAACGCGATCGCCGAGAGCGGCGAAATTCTCGGCGCGAACGCGCTGGGCAACGCCGTCGGCGCCTGGCCCTTCGGCGCCGAATCGCTCGTCCTCGTCGCGGGCACGAACAAGATCGAGTCCGACTGGGAGACCGCCGTCGAGCGCATCCGCGAGTACGCGCTCCCGCTCGAGGACGCCCGCGCGCAGGAGGTCTACGGACAGGGCAGCGTCGTCGGAAAGCTCGTCTCCATGGAGTACGAACGGGTTGACGACCGCACGCAGCTCGTACTGATCGACGACGATCTCGGATTCTGA
- a CDS encoding MFS transporter, with translation MDVAGSRKHASGAVEATDGLPPRLVAPMIGTRLPEPSGRLGVFGTICVFSFLVNTGRIAFAPLVDFFIQSGVAPATAGLAATAVWVGSALSRLPTGYLLTRISRHRALLGMGLFLSVTSALTALSPGIWFTIAGALLVGLATGIFFIAANPLVSELFPERVGLAVGVRGMFSQIAAVTAPILVSVAIVRGSWRLVFGALAVLAFLLTVAFLFAVRRAEMPNAGADDRDFLAAIRAQWRLIAVGIVFVGFTGFVWQGVFNFYVTYLGAAKGIPSETGTTLLTVLFAAGVPSFVIAGRLADRFSYLPVLLATLVGFVACLAAVTVVEGLVAIAAVTVAMGLIIHCLFPVADAYLLDSLPDENRASAYAGFSATMMLIQATGSVAVGAFAQAGLGYTAVFRGYVFFVAAIAVAMAVLARAGRLPRGGYA, from the coding sequence ATGGACGTCGCCGGCAGTCGGAAGCACGCGAGCGGAGCGGTCGAAGCGACGGACGGTTTGCCGCCTCGACTCGTCGCGCCGATGATCGGCACGCGACTGCCGGAACCGTCGGGCCGGCTCGGCGTGTTCGGGACGATCTGCGTGTTCTCGTTTCTGGTGAACACCGGTCGGATCGCGTTCGCGCCGCTGGTCGATTTCTTCATCCAGTCCGGCGTCGCGCCGGCGACGGCGGGGCTGGCGGCGACGGCCGTCTGGGTCGGCAGCGCGCTCTCCCGGCTGCCGACGGGCTATCTCCTGACGCGGATCAGCCGGCACCGCGCTCTTCTCGGAATGGGGCTCTTCCTCAGCGTCACGTCCGCGCTGACCGCGCTCTCGCCAGGCATCTGGTTCACCATCGCCGGCGCCTTGCTCGTTGGCCTCGCGACGGGCATCTTCTTTATCGCCGCGAATCCACTCGTGAGCGAACTCTTCCCCGAGCGGGTCGGCCTCGCGGTCGGGGTCCGCGGGATGTTCTCCCAGATCGCCGCCGTCACGGCGCCGATACTGGTCTCGGTCGCGATCGTCCGCGGCTCGTGGCGGCTCGTCTTCGGCGCGCTCGCCGTCCTCGCGTTTCTGCTCACCGTGGCCTTCCTGTTCGCCGTCCGGCGCGCCGAGATGCCGAACGCCGGCGCTGACGACCGTGACTTCCTCGCCGCGATCCGCGCGCAGTGGCGGCTGATCGCCGTCGGCATCGTCTTCGTCGGCTTCACCGGCTTCGTCTGGCAGGGCGTGTTCAACTTCTACGTCACGTACCTCGGCGCCGCGAAGGGGATCCCCTCCGAGACTGGAACGACCCTGCTGACGGTGCTGTTCGCCGCCGGCGTCCCGTCGTTCGTCATCGCCGGCCGCCTCGCGGATCGGTTCTCCTATCTCCCCGTACTGCTCGCGACGCTCGTCGGGTTCGTCGCCTGCCTCGCCGCCGTCACCGTCGTCGAGGGGCTCGTCGCGATCGCCGCCGTCACGGTCGCGATGGGACTGATCATCCACTGTCTCTTCCCGGTGGCCGACGCCTACCTGCTCGACTCGCTGCCCGACGAGAACCGCGCCAGCGCCTACGCGGGTTTCAGCGCGACGATGATGCTCATTCAGGCGACCGGCAGCGTCGCCGTCGGCGCCTTCGCTCAGGCTGGCCTCGGTTACACGGCAGTCTTCCGCGGCTACGTGTTCTTCGTCGCCGCCATCGCCGTCGCCATGGCCGTCCTCGCCCGCGCCGGCCGACTCCCGCGGGGCGGCTACGCCTGA
- a CDS encoding ZIP family metal transporter — protein sequence MSSLEEVLVVSTLAGCTTGIGALPLLLTDRISHRVYDGSLGLASGIMVGAAVFALVLPGLELGSPFEVVAGLVAGGGFLLASNALLPHIHVLFPGEQVEGTKLRDPAGDLPTLSERVETGPEDGVSDDLRRAALVGAAITIHNVPEGLAVGIAFASGEAALGLAIATAIAVQNVPDGFAMAVPSVRAGISGPRTLLYTTLSGGVPEPIAAAVGFALVAFVSNLFPVAAGFAAGAMIAVVFRELVPSSHGHGHADIATAAFVVGFALMLIVDTVLAV from the coding sequence ATGTCGTCGCTCGAGGAAGTTCTCGTCGTTTCGACGCTCGCCGGCTGCACGACCGGCATCGGCGCCTTGCCGCTGTTGCTCACCGATCGGATCAGCCACCGCGTCTACGACGGCTCGCTCGGCCTCGCGTCGGGAATCATGGTCGGCGCGGCCGTCTTCGCGCTCGTGCTCCCCGGCCTCGAGCTCGGCTCGCCGTTCGAAGTCGTCGCGGGACTCGTCGCCGGCGGCGGCTTCCTGCTCGCGAGCAACGCGCTCTTGCCGCACATCCACGTGCTCTTTCCCGGCGAGCAGGTCGAGGGGACGAAACTCCGCGATCCGGCCGGCGACCTCCCGACGCTGTCGGAGCGCGTCGAAACGGGTCCCGAAGACGGAGTCAGCGACGACCTCCGCCGGGCCGCGCTGGTCGGCGCCGCGATCACGATCCACAACGTCCCCGAGGGGCTGGCCGTCGGGATCGCCTTCGCCAGCGGCGAGGCCGCGCTGGGACTGGCCATCGCGACGGCGATCGCCGTCCAGAACGTCCCCGACGGGTTCGCGATGGCCGTTCCTTCGGTCCGAGCCGGCATCTCCGGCCCGCGGACCCTCCTGTACACGACGCTGTCGGGCGGCGTCCCGGAACCGATCGCCGCGGCCGTCGGCTTCGCGCTGGTCGCGTTCGTCTCGAACCTGTTCCCCGTCGCGGCCGGCTTCGCCGCCGGCGCGATGATCGCCGTCGTCTTCCGCGAGTTGGTCCCCTCGAGCCACGGTCACGGGCACGCCGATATCGCAACCGCAGCCTTCGTCGTCGGCTTCGCACTGATGCTGATCGTTGATACGGTGCTTGCAGTCTGA
- the rqcH gene encoding ribosome rescue protein RqcH — translation MDQKRELTSVDLAALVEELGAYEGAKVDKAYLYGDDLVRLKMRDFDRGRTELIFEVGEVKRAHTVAPERVPDAPGRPPQFAMMLRNRLSGADFAGVEQYEFDRILEFTFERDDGTTRIIVELFGQGNVAVTDGEYEVIDCLETVRLKSRTVVPGSRYEFPDTRTNPLTVSRDAFYREMDDSDTDVVRTLATQLNFGGLYAEELCTRAGVEKAMDIAEADEDVYDRIYEAIERLALDIRNGNFDPRLYLEREDDDDGNGDDEDDVQERVIDVTPFPLEEHEAEGLVGEAYDSFLTALDDYFFRLELEDEEEPDPTEQRPDFEEEIAKHERIIEQQQGAIEGFEQEAEQLREKAELLYARYGLVDDILSTIRNAREQDRPWDEIEERFEEGKERGIEAAEAVVGIDGSEGIVTVDIDGERIDLEARQGVEQNADRLYTEAKRVEEKKEGALAAIEDTREDLEEAKRRREQWEAEDAGEDDADDEDEGEDKDWLSMPSVPIRENEPWYDRFRWFHTSDDYLVIGGRNADQNEEIVKKYLEPGDKVLHTQAHGGPVTVLKATDPSEASSSDIELPDSSIEEAAQFAVSYSSVWKDGRYAGDVYAVDSDQVTKTPESGEYLEKGGFAIRGDRTYYDDTPVGVAVGIQCEPYTRVIGGPPSAIEGQAETTIELEPGRYAQADAAKRMYRRFRERFEDESFVRKIASPDRIQHFMPPGGSRIAEE, via the coding sequence ATGGACCAGAAGCGGGAGCTTACGAGCGTCGATCTCGCCGCCCTCGTCGAAGAACTCGGCGCGTACGAGGGCGCGAAGGTCGACAAGGCCTATCTTTACGGCGACGACCTCGTCCGGCTGAAGATGCGGGACTTCGATCGGGGCCGCACCGAGTTGATCTTCGAGGTCGGCGAGGTCAAGCGCGCCCACACGGTCGCCCCCGAGCGAGTACCCGACGCCCCCGGCCGGCCGCCGCAGTTCGCGATGATGCTGCGCAACCGGCTCTCGGGCGCGGACTTCGCCGGCGTCGAGCAGTACGAGTTCGACCGCATCCTCGAGTTCACCTTCGAGCGCGACGACGGTACCACCCGGATCATCGTCGAACTCTTCGGGCAGGGTAACGTCGCCGTCACCGACGGCGAGTACGAGGTGATCGACTGCCTCGAGACCGTCCGCCTGAAATCGCGAACCGTCGTCCCGGGCTCGCGCTACGAGTTCCCCGACACGCGGACGAACCCCCTGACGGTCTCGCGGGACGCGTTCTACCGGGAGATGGACGACTCCGACACGGACGTCGTCCGGACGCTGGCGACGCAGCTCAACTTCGGTGGCCTCTACGCCGAGGAACTCTGTACCCGCGCCGGCGTCGAGAAGGCGATGGACATCGCCGAGGCCGACGAGGACGTCTACGACCGGATCTACGAGGCAATCGAGCGACTCGCGCTCGATATCCGGAACGGGAACTTCGACCCGCGGCTGTACCTCGAGCGCGAGGACGACGACGACGGGAACGGGGATGACGAGGACGATGTTCAGGAGCGCGTCATCGACGTTACTCCCTTCCCGCTCGAGGAACACGAAGCCGAAGGGTTGGTCGGCGAAGCCTACGACTCCTTTTTGACCGCGCTGGACGACTACTTCTTCCGGCTCGAACTCGAGGACGAGGAGGAGCCGGACCCCACCGAACAGCGGCCCGACTTCGAGGAGGAGATCGCCAAACACGAGCGGATCATCGAGCAACAGCAGGGGGCGATCGAGGGCTTCGAGCAGGAAGCCGAGCAACTCCGCGAGAAGGCGGAACTGCTGTACGCCCGGTACGGCCTCGTCGACGACATCCTCTCGACGATCCGGAACGCCCGCGAACAGGACCGTCCCTGGGACGAGATCGAGGAGCGCTTCGAGGAGGGCAAGGAACGCGGTATCGAGGCCGCCGAGGCGGTCGTCGGCATCGACGGCAGCGAGGGGATCGTGACCGTCGATATCGACGGCGAGCGGATCGACCTCGAGGCCCGACAGGGCGTCGAGCAGAACGCGGACCGCCTCTACACCGAGGCCAAGCGCGTCGAGGAGAAGAAGGAAGGCGCGCTCGCGGCCATCGAGGACACCCGCGAGGACTTGGAGGAGGCCAAGCGCCGCCGCGAGCAGTGGGAGGCGGAGGACGCCGGCGAGGACGACGCGGACGACGAAGACGAGGGGGAAGACAAAGACTGGCTCTCGATGCCCTCCGTACCGATCCGCGAGAACGAGCCGTGGTACGATCGGTTCCGCTGGTTCCACACCAGCGACGACTACCTCGTGATCGGCGGCCGCAACGCCGACCAGAACGAGGAGATCGTCAAGAAGTACCTCGAGCCCGGCGACAAGGTGTTGCACACGCAGGCCCACGGCGGCCCCGTCACCGTGCTGAAGGCGACGGATCCGAGCGAGGCGTCCTCGAGCGACATCGAACTGCCCGACTCGAGCATCGAGGAGGCCGCGCAGTTCGCGGTCTCCTACTCCTCAGTCTGGAAGGACGGCCGCTACGCCGGCGACGTCTACGCCGTCGACTCGGATCAGGTGACCAAGACGCCCGAGAGCGGCGAATACCTCGAGAAGGGCGGGTTCGCGATCCGCGGCGATCGGACCTACTACGACGACACGCCGGTCGGCGTGGCCGTCGGGATCCAGTGCGAACCCTACACCCGCGTCATCGGCGGCCCGCCGTCGGCTATCGAGGGGCAGGCCGAGACGACGATCGAACTCGAGCCCGGACGCTACGCCCAGGCCGACGCGGCAAAGCGGATGTACCGGCGGTTCCGCGAGCGGTTCGAAGACGAGTCGTTCGTCCGCAAGATCGCGAGTCCGGACCGAATTCAGCACTTCATGCCGCCGGGCGGAAGTCGGATCGCCGAGGAGTAG
- a CDS encoding HpcH/HpaI aldolase family protein — MTFVSKLRAREPLVGTWVALSDPAIAEISAQLAFDAVMIDAEHSTNSIETVTEMARAVDAADADTDTDPGAIVRLSENDPTEIKRTLDAGVDGVMAPMIDSPEDARALVEATRYPPEGVRGVGYGRGTEYGEAFPEHLERANDETLALAQIETESGFENVEEIAAVDGLDGLFVGPADLSAALDLFGETDGDEFLEAVDRVLEAGHAVDKPVATLAFEEDEIERWVDRGFDFVLAGVDIDYLQRGGRRAKAAFEDAVGQSE, encoded by the coding sequence ATGACCTTCGTCTCGAAGCTCCGGGCTCGAGAGCCGCTCGTCGGCACCTGGGTCGCCCTGAGCGATCCGGCGATCGCCGAAATTAGCGCGCAGCTCGCGTTCGACGCGGTGATGATCGACGCCGAGCACTCCACGAACTCGATCGAGACGGTGACGGAGATGGCCCGCGCGGTCGACGCCGCAGACGCCGATACCGACACCGATCCCGGGGCGATCGTCCGCCTCTCGGAGAACGATCCGACGGAGATCAAGCGAACCCTCGACGCCGGCGTCGACGGCGTGATGGCGCCGATGATCGACTCCCCCGAGGACGCGCGGGCGCTGGTCGAGGCGACCCGCTACCCGCCCGAGGGCGTCCGCGGCGTCGGCTACGGCCGCGGCACCGAGTACGGGGAGGCGTTCCCCGAGCACCTCGAGCGGGCCAACGACGAAACGCTCGCGCTCGCGCAAATCGAGACCGAATCGGGGTTCGAGAACGTCGAGGAAATCGCCGCCGTCGACGGCCTCGACGGACTGTTCGTCGGCCCCGCAGACCTCTCGGCCGCGCTCGACCTGTTCGGCGAGACGGACGGCGACGAGTTCCTCGAGGCGGTCGACCGCGTGCTCGAGGCGGGCCACGCGGTCGACAAGCCGGTCGCGACGCTCGCGTTCGAAGAGGACGAGATCGAGCGGTGGGTCGACCGCGGCTTCGACTTCGTGTTGGCCGGCGTCGACATCGATTACCTGCAGCGGGGCGGCCGGCGCGCGAAGGCGGCGTTCGAGGACGCGGTCGGTCAGTCAGAATAG
- a CDS encoding glycoside hydrolase family 43 protein: MPYLFVHFREKRTPDGEQVYFGISEDGFHWEAVNGGDPILWSYKGDKGVRDCTITRTTDGRFVIMGTDLSLAYGMPNQYDGSWEEINRNGSDALVLWESENLVDWSDQRMVELGDGQFGCLWAPDITYDAENGDYVVHWSSSHRSDEYEEKAIYYARTDSFETFSEPELLYRKDDSGVIDSAMYEENGSYYCFLKSDENPTGIILVKSDRPTGPFTRVSAFDRTMEGLEGARYEAPTAVRLEDGRWCLFLDYFGGSPETQGYVPFVAESLEGEFVRANEEFSFPYGFKHGTILPITGEEYERLQEYEKDPSER; encoded by the coding sequence ATGCCATACCTATTCGTTCACTTTCGGGAGAAGCGGACGCCCGACGGCGAGCAGGTGTACTTCGGGATCAGCGAAGACGGATTTCACTGGGAGGCGGTAAACGGCGGTGACCCCATACTCTGGAGCTACAAGGGCGACAAGGGGGTCAGGGACTGTACGATCACCAGAACGACCGACGGGCGGTTCGTGATCATGGGAACGGACCTCAGCCTGGCCTACGGGATGCCCAACCAGTACGACGGCTCGTGGGAGGAGATCAATCGCAACGGGAGCGACGCGCTGGTGCTGTGGGAGTCCGAGAACCTGGTCGACTGGTCCGACCAGCGGATGGTCGAACTCGGGGACGGACAGTTCGGCTGCCTCTGGGCGCCGGATATCACTTACGACGCTGAGAACGGCGACTATGTCGTCCACTGGTCGTCGTCCCACCGCAGCGACGAGTACGAGGAGAAGGCCATCTACTACGCCCGAACCGACTCGTTCGAGACGTTCTCGGAGCCGGAACTGCTATACCGAAAGGACGACAGCGGCGTCATCGATTCCGCGATGTACGAGGAAAACGGGTCGTACTACTGTTTCCTAAAGAGCGACGAGAACCCGACCGGCATCATTCTAGTGAAAAGCGACCGTCCGACCGGGCCGTTCACCCGAGTGTCGGCGTTCGATCGCACCATGGAGGGACTCGAGGGCGCGCGCTACGAAGCGCCGACCGCCGTGCGACTCGAGGACGGGCGGTGGTGTCTGTTCCTGGATTACTTCGGCGGTAGTCCGGAGACGCAGGGGTACGTGCCGTTCGTCGCCGAGTCGCTGGAGGGGGAGTTCGTGCGCGCCAACGAGGAGTTTTCGTTCCCGTACGGGTTCAAGCACGGGACGATTCTGCCGATCACGGGGGAGGAATACGAGCGTCTGCAGGAATACGAAAAGGATCCGTCGGAGCGGTAA